The Acidobacteriota bacterium region CCGGCCTGACGTCGGAAGCCGCGATGGACCGGATGTCCCGGCGGGCGGAAGCCGAGGGCTTCGGCTGCGCCACCGTGACTTTCCGGATGCGCGACTGGGGCATCTCCCGTCAGCGCTATTGGGGTACGCCCATTCCCATCGTCCATTGCGAGGCGTGCGGCCTGGTGCCGGTGCCAGAGCAGGAACTACCCGTGCTCCTGCCGCCCATGGAACGAATCGATTACCATGGCGGCTCGCCGCTGGAAAACATCACCGAATTCGTCCACACCCGGTGCCCGAAGTGTGGCGGCCCGGCGCGGCGGGACACCGACACCATGGACACGTTCATCGATTCGTCCTGGTACTACCTCCGATACACCGATGCGCAGATCGCGTCCGCGGCCATCGATCCGGCCAAGGTCGCCTACTGGTTCCCCGTGGACATTTACATCGGCGGCATCGAGCACGCGGTGGGCCACCTCACCTACACCCGGTTCTGGTGGAAGATGATGCGCGACCTGGGCATGGTGAAAGGCTCCGAGCCGGTGACGCGCCTGCTCACCCAGGGAATGGTGATCAAGGACGGCGCCAAGATGAGCAAGTCACTTGGCAACATCGTGGATCCGGACTATCTCATCGAGCGCTTCGGCGCCGACACCAGCCGCCTGTTCATCCTCTTTGCGTCCCCGCCGGAGAAGGATCTCGACTGGAGCGACCAGGGCATCGAGGGGTGCTTCCGGTTTCTGAACCGCGTGTACCGGATCGTCACCAAACACGCCCACTGGCTCGCCGCGCCCGCCCCGCTGCCGGCGGAACCGACGGAGCGTCAGCTGCTCCTGCTGCGCAAAACCCACCAGACCATCGCCAAGGTCACATCCGACATCGAGGAGCGCCTGCAGTTCAACACCGCCATCGCCGCCTGCATGGAGCTGACGAACGAGCTGTACGCGGCGGATAACGCCGGGTTGGACGCCCCCGGCGACCGGGCGGTCTTCCGACACGCGGTCGAGGCGCTGATTCTGATGTTCTCCCCGTTCGTGCCTCATCTGGCCGAGGAGCTGTGGGCCCAGACCGGCCACGGCACCTATGTTCTGGACAGCGCCTGGCCGCAGGCGGACCCCCGCTACCTGGTCGCCGAGTGCGTGGAAATTCCCATCATGGTGAACGGCAAGCTCCGCGCCCGAGTCCAGATCCCCGTTGACGCGGACGAGGCCTCAGTGAAAGAGTTGGTATTCGGCGTGCCACGCATCCAGCAGCTGCTGGCCGAAGGCACCCTGAAGAAACACTTGTACGTCAAGAACAAGGTGTTTAACATAATCCTGAAATGATCCGCACGATCGCCATCTTCGTCCTTGGTGTGGCCCTGGCTGCCTGCGGCTACAAGATGTCCGGACGCTACAACGGCCTGCCGGAGCACATCCGCACGATCGCCGTGCCCACCTTCACCAATCAGACGCTGCGCAGCGGCCTGGAGCAGACGCTGACGAGCGCGGTCAAGAAAGAATTCCTCCAGCGCGGCAGCTATCGGATCGTCTCCGATCCCGCGGCCGCCGATGCCGTGCTCGGTGTGAAAATCCTCAACTATGCAATCACTCCCATCGGAGTCAAGGGGCAGAACGTCGGCACCGTGTTTCTCCTGATGATCGAACTGGACATCCAGTTCACCGACCGCCGCGACGACAAGGTGTTGTTCAGGGACGGTCGATTCGTCATCCGCGAGGAGTACGCGCTTTCCGATCGCGCGGTCGATTTTTACATCGAGGACGCTCCGGCCGTGGAACGCGCGGCGCGCACCTTCGCCGCCGGCCTGGTGGCCACGCTCCTCGAGTCGTTCTGAGCATCCATGGACGGAGGCTATTACCACTATTGGGATTTTGAGAACCGGCTCAAGAACAAGTCCCTGGGCCGGTTGCTCGCCTTCTTCGGCGACGAGACCTTCCTGCGACGCCGCGCGCTGGCCATGCTGCGGGATCACTACTTCCCGCCGGAGAGCGAGGCGGGGCTCAACGATCTGGCCGTCGATCTCACCGAGGGCAGCCTGCAGGATTTTCTCAACCAGGCCCGCACGCTGCCGATGCTGTCACCCGTCAAGCTGTTGATCCTGAAAAATGCCAACCGGCTGCCGGCGGGCGAACTCCACCGACTGAGCGACTATTTCCAGCACCCGGCGGCTAAGACCGTGGCGGTGTTCGAATTCGCGCCCGATTTCAACCCGAAGCGGCCCCGTGACCACACCGCCGCGGAGAAAAACCTGCTCAAGCTGGTTGAGGCCCACACCACCTGTTTTTTCTTCCAGCACCTGCGCCTGGAGGCCCTGGTGAGTTTCCTGCAGCGCTATGCCGACTCGGAACGGTACGGACTTGACCGGCCCACCATCCAGTATCTAGCCGAACGGCTCGGCGGCGACATGGAACTCATCGTCAGTGAGATGGAGAAGCTGTACCTCCATGCCGGTGCGGGGGGAGTCGTCGAGCGGGCCGACATCGAGCGTCTGAGCATCCGGAATCCCATGGCCACCATCTTCGACATGCTGGACGACCTGGCCTGCCGGCAGGTGAAATCCGCCCATGCGCGTCTCACCACCCTGCTGGACGGCGGCGAGCACCCGCTGGGCATCCTCATCATGCTCAACCGGTTCTTCCAGCAGGTGGCCGTTTACAAGAGCCTCCGCAACAAGGGGGCGACCGAGAAGGAGATCCTGACGCACATGCGGTTGCAGGCCTTCCAGCTGAAGAACATCGAACGGGCGCATTGCAACTACACGGCCGAGGAGGCGTGGCACTGTCTCAGTCTGATCGGCCAGGCGGAAGAGGATTTCAAGAGCATCCGGGTGAGTCCCCGCGACCACATGGAGTTCCTGCTGCTCCGGCTGTGCGCCCGCGACGACATAGCGAGCCGGTCGTGACGCGCCACCGGTCGGCCGCACCACCGCTGCAAGTCGCGATCCGGTAATGATTCCGCCGAGATCTGTTTCACCCCGTGTCGTTCTCTGCTATAATCGGTTCACGAACGGATAACACAATGCATCCGAAGATCTACCTCAAACCGGGCAAGGACAAACCCGTATTGGCCCATCATCACTGGGTATTCTCCGGCGCCATCATGAAGAAGGATCCGGAGGTTGTCTCCGGCGGTGTGGTGGACGTTTACTCCTCCGACCACAAATATCTCGGAACCGGGTATTTCAACGAGCTGACCTCCATCGCTGTCCGGATGCTCACCTTCGAGCCCACCCAGATCGACGGCAACTTTCTCTGGAACAAGATTTACCGGGCCTGGCAGATGCGGCAGAAGCTGTTCGCCGACGGCGGCACCAACTGTTATCGGGTCCTCTTCTCCGAAGGCGACTTCCTGCCCGGACTGATCATCGACCGCTACGACAACTGCCTCGTCATCCAGATCCAGACCCTGGGCATTGACCGATTCCGGGAACAGATTCTGGAAATCCTCGAGGTCATGATGAAACCGGCGGCCATCTATGAGAAAAGCGAGGGTGCCGCCCGGCAGGAGGAAGGTCTCGAGAGCGTCTCCAAGCTCCATTACGGCACGCTGCCGGAACGGGGTGTGATCGTCGGCGAAAACGGCATTCGCTATCTGGTGGACATCCCCGGCGGCCAGAAAACCGGCTTCTTTCTCGACCAGCGGGACAACCGGCTGTTGATCCGCCAGATCAGCCGGGGCCGGTTGATGCTGAACTGCTTCGGCTACACCGGGGGCTTCGCCGTCAATGCCGCTTCCGGTGGCGCCACGCGGACGGTGAGTGTCGAATCGTCAGCAGCCGCCCTGGAACTGACCCGGGAGAATTTCCGGCTCAACCAGCTCGATCCGGACGCCCATGGCTTCAGCCAGCAGGATGTGTTCCAGTTCCTGCGGGAAGACGACACCCGGTATGACCTGATCGTCCTGGATCCCCCGGCCTTCGCCAAGCGGCAATCCTCCCTCTCGGCCGCCTACCGGGGCTACAAGGACATCAACCTGAATGCCATGAAGCGCCTCAAGAGCGGCGGATACCTGCTGAGCTGCTCCTGCTCGTACTATATCGATCAGTCGTCGTTCCAGAAGATTCTCTTCATGGCCGCAGTGGATGCCGGCCGCGAGGTGCAGATTCTCGGCAAACTGCCCCAGCCGCCCGACCATCCCATCAACATCTTCCACCCGGAGAGCGAGTATCTCAAGGCGGTCCTATGCCGGGTTTACTAGTCGACCTGGAAGCTGTCCGCCGGGAAGCCCGCACCTTTTTCCACAACGCCCGCGGCTCCCATGACTGGGAGCATTCCGAGCGGGTGTTCCGCCTGGCCTGGCGGATCGCCATGCGCGAGGGGGCCGATCCCAACGTCGTGCTACCGGCGGCCCTGCTCCACGACATCGGCCGGGACACCGAATTCCACGCGGAAGGCCGGGTCTGTCACGCGGCGGTGGGCGCCGCGCTGGCCCGCGACGTGTTGAAGCGAATCGGTCTGGAGCCCGTGCTTTCGGAACGAATCTGCCACTGCATCGCGAGCCATCGCTACCGGGGCGAGGTGCGCCCCCAGACCATC contains the following coding sequences:
- a CDS encoding leucine--tRNA ligase, whose product is MAEIYPFRDIEKIWQSRWDEHQVFRSTEGGDRPKYYVLEMLPYPSGRLHMGHVRNYSIGDALSRFKRMNGFNVLHPIGWDSFGLPAENAAIKHGIHPEKWTLDNIAFMKTQMKRLGFSYDWARETTTCLPEYYRWNQWFFLEMYKRGLVYRKHGLVNWCNVCQTVLANEQVVNGGCWRDGSAITQKKLAQWCIRITDYAEELLDEIDRLDGWPERVRTMQRNWIGRSVGAKVCFAVDGFAERIEIFTTRIDTIYGANAIILSPEHPMVEALIETHPEQARLREAIDTIIRRIRTDRSFVDTEKEGICLDRYAVNPFNGERLPIWIANFILMEYGTGAIMAVPAHDGRDREFSLKYDLPIRPVVAPVDGCCAEGELYDAYGVLINSGEYSGLTSEAAMDRMSRRAEAEGFGCATVTFRMRDWGISRQRYWGTPIPIVHCEACGLVPVPEQELPVLLPPMERIDYHGGSPLENITEFVHTRCPKCGGPARRDTDTMDTFIDSSWYYLRYTDAQIASAAIDPAKVAYWFPVDIYIGGIEHAVGHLTYTRFWWKMMRDLGMVKGSEPVTRLLTQGMVIKDGAKMSKSLGNIVDPDYLIERFGADTSRLFILFASPPEKDLDWSDQGIEGCFRFLNRVYRIVTKHAHWLAAPAPLPAEPTERQLLLLRKTHQTIAKVTSDIEERLQFNTAIAACMELTNELYAADNAGLDAPGDRAVFRHAVEALILMFSPFVPHLAEELWAQTGHGTYVLDSAWPQADPRYLVAECVEIPIMVNGKLRARVQIPVDADEASVKELVFGVPRIQQLLAEGTLKKHLYVKNKVFNIILK
- a CDS encoding LptE family protein — encoded protein: MIRTIAIFVLGVALAACGYKMSGRYNGLPEHIRTIAVPTFTNQTLRSGLEQTLTSAVKKEFLQRGSYRIVSDPAAADAVLGVKILNYAITPIGVKGQNVGTVFLLMIELDIQFTDRRDDKVLFRDGRFVIREEYALSDRAVDFYIEDAPAVERAARTFAAGLVATLLESF
- a CDS encoding HD domain-containing protein codes for the protein MPGLLVDLEAVRREARTFFHNARGSHDWEHSERVFRLAWRIAMREGADPNVVLPAALLHDIGRDTEFHAEGRVCHAAVGAALARDVLKRIGLEPVLSERICHCIASHRYRGEVRPQTIEAEVLFDADKLDSIGAVGIGRAFLFAGEVGARLHDPAVDPEKSQPYTPDDTAYREYLVKLRHIKDRMLTETGREIAEDRHRYMTEFFDRLNKEVQGIL
- the holA gene encoding DNA polymerase III subunit delta; protein product: MDGGYYHYWDFENRLKNKSLGRLLAFFGDETFLRRRALAMLRDHYFPPESEAGLNDLAVDLTEGSLQDFLNQARTLPMLSPVKLLILKNANRLPAGELHRLSDYFQHPAAKTVAVFEFAPDFNPKRPRDHTAAEKNLLKLVEAHTTCFFFQHLRLEALVSFLQRYADSERYGLDRPTIQYLAERLGGDMELIVSEMEKLYLHAGAGGVVERADIERLSIRNPMATIFDMLDDLACRQVKSAHARLTTLLDGGEHPLGILIMLNRFFQQVAVYKSLRNKGATEKEILTHMRLQAFQLKNIERAHCNYTAEEAWHCLSLIGQAEEDFKSIRVSPRDHMEFLLLRLCARDDIASRS
- a CDS encoding class I SAM-dependent rRNA methyltransferase, encoding MHPKIYLKPGKDKPVLAHHHWVFSGAIMKKDPEVVSGGVVDVYSSDHKYLGTGYFNELTSIAVRMLTFEPTQIDGNFLWNKIYRAWQMRQKLFADGGTNCYRVLFSEGDFLPGLIIDRYDNCLVIQIQTLGIDRFREQILEILEVMMKPAAIYEKSEGAARQEEGLESVSKLHYGTLPERGVIVGENGIRYLVDIPGGQKTGFFLDQRDNRLLIRQISRGRLMLNCFGYTGGFAVNAASGGATRTVSVESSAAALELTRENFRLNQLDPDAHGFSQQDVFQFLREDDTRYDLIVLDPPAFAKRQSSLSAAYRGYKDINLNAMKRLKSGGYLLSCSCSYYIDQSSFQKILFMAAVDAGREVQILGKLPQPPDHPINIFHPESEYLKAVLCRVY